In Papaver somniferum cultivar HN1 chromosome 1, ASM357369v1, whole genome shotgun sequence, a genomic segment contains:
- the LOC113348610 gene encoding uncharacterized protein LOC113348610, giving the protein MGDHVDPNHIVAPSKILTYADRLKGRKELPKTSVDLSSLPNPTLKDGKPSIEIPNELYLEGCALWKFSLIGRLDFKELNFSDVKKNLELQWQMGEGRVRFVPLNRGFFIIKLLSQEDKVKILQAEQWVVAQQKLNLMEWFPSFDADKQRSSRSTAWVKFPGLPMEFWIEKTLLAMGKTLGSPIVVDKRTLAHEYGHFASVLIDIDFAELKSDDINVTVGERMGNVERKQEAIVLVNKQQHHEKNAGTEWKEARRKKKGKTAHDTVELEQQLQDSLAQSESFLRMASAEVEKHKQAILTHSVLASKARIDITSSSTPLCNALEETSEFVSNNKFNILSDKAGNDVLVFSKLGELTKQAKRQQVIDMQNKLNALTDQDHDSLSYSDETLGIRDRKESVPKSSSNSVKQLKLNNKLQPRV; this is encoded by the exons ATGGGAGATCATGTTGATCCAAATCATATAGTTGCACCTTCTAAGATTTTAACATATGCAGATAGACTCAAGGGTAGGAAAGAGCTTCCTAAAACCTCCGTGGATCTTTCTTCTCTGCCAAACCCTACTTTGAAAGATGGAAAACCTTCTATTGAGATTCCTAATGAGTTATATCTGGAAGGATGTGCGTTATGGAAGTTTAGTCTTATTGGAAGGTTAGACTTCAAAGAACTTAACTTTTCTGACgtgaagaaaaacctagaacTTCAATGGCAGATGGGTGAAGGCCGGGTTCGCTTTGTTCCGTTGAATAGAggtttcttcatcatcaagttATTGTCGCAGGAGGATAAAGTGAAGATTTTACAGGCTGAACAATGGGTTGTTGCTCAACAGAAACTaaatctcatggaatggtttcCTAGTTTTGATGCTGACAAACAAAGATCTTCACGTTCCACAGCTTGGGTCAAGTTTCCTGGGCTTCCAATGGAATTCTGGATTGAAAAAACGTTACTTGCAATGGGGAAAACTCTAGGatctcctattgtggttgataaaaGAACGTTGGCACATGAGTATGGACACTTTGCTTCGGTCctcattgatattgattttgctgAGCTCAAATCTGATGATATTAATGTCACTGTGGGAGAACGGATGGGGAATGTAGAAAGAAAACAAGAG GCTATTGTGTTAGTTAACAAGCAACAGCATCATGAGAAAAATGCTGGTACAGAATGGAAAGAAGCTAGgcgaaagaaaaagggaaagacaGCTCA TGACACTGTTGAGTTGGAACAACAGTTGCAGGATAGTTTAGCTCAATCTGAATCTTTTTTGCGTATGGCATCTGCTGAGGTTGAAAAACACAAGCAAGCCATTCTTACGCATTCGGTATTAGCTAGTAAAGCTAG GATTGATATTACATCCTCGTCCACACCTTTGTGTAATGCGCTTGAAGAAACTTCAGAATTTGTCTCTAACAACAAGTTTAACATCCTAAGTGACAAGGCTGGCAATGATGTTTTGGTTTTCAGTAAACTTGGTGAGCTTACAAAACAAGCTAAGAGGCAGCAGGTTATAGATATGCAAAACAAATTGAATGCGTTAACTGATCAGGATCATGATTCCTTGTCATACTCGGATGAGACATTGGGTATTCGTGATCGTAAGGAATCAGTTCCTAAATCCTCCTCAAACTCGGTTAAGCAATTGAAGCTAAATAATAAACTCCAACCCAGAGTTTAA
- the LOC113348594 gene encoding uncharacterized protein LOC113348594 — MHDLVSAGVDLESLPRRHTSSDRKIWMPDLKGLFSVKSAREMVRMRYPVLEEANLLWKSVVHPSLAAQNWKFVRGAYATLDKVKSRFKIALPSRCSVCQIEEESLEHVIWSCSAANWAWQWLAGIFHIIPHYNLLAANKEVKGRSRIVKDLWLVSILVLRSELWYQRNKMVYEKKKPCWTFFKKRVFNLIHEYSARMTGCMFNKVEDLEILNFFRVKCRRVKMLEPVECFRQPPMHNQLLLCCDGASRGNPWVAGDGVVARNSACEVVGAMCVCLGIISNYMAELYSILIGLELAVQWGYRDVLVRTDSSSVITALEGDFIPWFARQRWYDVKGMFDSINFVHTYREANFAADKMAKTGCLLDNGVRLTFVGRPELLNSIEFPYVSYFRLK; from the coding sequence ATGCACGACCTCGTCAGTGCTGGTGTGGATCTGGAGAGCTTGCCAAGGAGGCACACAAGCAGTGATAGGAAGATATGGATGCCGGACCTTAAAGGTTTATTCTCTGTGAAGTCTGCAAGGGAGATGGTGAGGATGAGATATCCAGTGCTGGAGGAAGCAAATCTGTTATGGAAGAGTGTTGTGCACCCTTCTTTGGCAGCACAAAATTGGAAGTTTGTCAGGGGAGCTTATGCAACTCTGGATAAAGTAAAGAGCAGGTTCAAGATAGCTCTTCCGTCGAGGTGCAGTGTGtgccagattgaggaggagtctttgGAACATGTTATTTGGAGCTGTAGTGCTGCGAATTGGGCTTGGCAATGGCTGGCAGGTATTTTCCATATTATTCCTCATTATAACTTGCTTGCTGCTAACAAGGAAGTGAAAGGGCGTAGTAGAATAGTTAAAGACCTGTGGTTAGTCTCAATCTTGGTGCTACGTTCGGAGCTGTGGTACCAAAGGAATAAGATGGTCTATGAAAAGAAGAAGCCTTGCTGGACTTTCTTCAAAAAACGTGTGTTTAACCTCATTCATGAGTACTCGGCTAGAATGACAGGATGTATGTTCAACAAGGTAGAAGATCTTGAGATTCTGAATTTTTTCAGAGTTAAATGTCGTAGGGTGAAGATGTTAGAGCCTGTTGAGTGTTTTCGGCAACCTCCTATGCACAATCAGCTTTTGCTGTGCTGTGACGGTGCCTCTAGAGGCAATCCATGGGTGGCGGGAGATGGTGTGGTGGCGAGAAATTCTGCTTGTGAAGTGGTTGGGGCGATGTGTGTTTGTCTTGGAATTATTTCCAATTATATGGCGGAGTTGTATAGCATTCTGATTGGTTTAGAATTGGCAGTTCAATGGGGATACCGGGATGTTCTAGTGCGGACTGATTCATCAAGTGTCATAACAGCTTTGGAAGGGGATTttattccttggtttgctagacaGAGATGGTATGATGTAAAGGGCATGTTTGATTCTATAAATTTTGTGCACACGTACCGTGAAGCCAATTTCGCAGCTGACAAGATGGCGAAGACTGGTTGCTTATTAGATAATGGAGTGAGACTCACTTTTGTTGGTCGTCCTGAGTTGTTAAACTCAATAGAGTTCCCATATGTTTCCTATTTTCGATTGAAATAg
- the LOC113348618 gene encoding uncharacterized protein LOC113348618, translated as MRVLFWNINGVARTSAHSKLREMIRDFHPEVFGLAEPKVACSANFGRRLISEGYSSFIINNSGIANLWVCYMDGLHVSVVNSSKQAITIAADGVYISFVHASYIQTTRRRLWQQLVMQDSITPWLVIGDFNCILHLNEKKGGLEIRSSVIDDFSDWMDDNNLFESDSLGSKFTWCNRQSGTSRIISKLDRAIINAAWLAKFENWRPCRALFRVQKMWFLHGDFLRMVNESWTLSVHGSPDFIFPYKLKRLKFAMTDWNLRIFGNVNSRLKQDQLHFETTALITDEDPSNIANLNAMKDAMKTLCDTRLQQLIMLKQKSRNKWLLHNHVVQFYEDKFNGQDPVIEGDLFDFEHASISVEESNAMDMIPSPEEIKQAVFDLSADSAPGSDGFSGCFYRHCWDIIHDDLTKAIINCWNAGSIPNGVNSSFIILLAKSARISVILNGSPEGYFKINRGLRQGNSKSLHNLVDLLGSYQRDSGQTVCRQKSKIYYGGGSSSWCNYIVSYLGMSVSTFPDRYLGVQIMPGIVRYRHISNVVEKFKNQLAGWRGRLLSFHDRIVLVKSVISSYYIHNMAIYKWPRKFILQCERDIRNFIWSGDSNISRVVVVAFDKICFPFEEGGLGLTRMATMNKALIMKLWWKILNSTKKWALFLKAKLFDRKGCIKHSGVKSSILPGLRSVYNCVEKNTKVLIGDGRYTSLYYDIWFDKTSIAEVLNDYSLDATTRVSDILKDGLWDIPEIHLQYLIAAGLELNRIPIPMGGADVRVWMPELKGEFSVKSATELLRQKYSRLEGTQLLWRKEVHPVLAAQNWKFLRGACATYD; from the exons ATGCGGGTTCTTTTTTGGAATATCAATGGTGTTGCGCGTACATCAGCACATTCTAAGCTTAGGGAGATGATTAGAGATTTCCATCCTGAAGTTTTTGGTCTTGCTGAACCAAAAGTGGCGTGCTCAGCAAATTTTGGGAGGAGGCTAATTTCTGAAGGTTATTCTTCGTTTATTATTAATAATTCTGGTATTGCAAATCTTTGGGTTTGTTATATGGATGGGCTTCATGTTTCTGTAGTTAATTCTAGTAAACAAGCTATTACAATTGCAGCTGATGGTGTGTATATCTCTTTTGTCCATGCTAGCTACATTCAAACTACTAGGCGCAGGCTTTGGCAGCAACTAGTTATGCAAGATTCAATTACACCTTGGCTGGTCATAggtgattttaattgtattttgcATTTGAATGAGAAGAAAGGTGGCTTGGAAATAAGATCGTCTGTCATTGATGATTTCAGTGATTGGATGGATGACAATAATCTTTTTGAATCGGATTCCTTGGGCAGCAAATTCACTTGGTGTAATAGGCAATCTGGTACTAGTCgtattattagtaagttggatcgtgcaaTTATTAATGCGGCTTGGCTTGCTaaatttgagaattggcg GCCTTGTAGAGCTCTTTTTCGTgttcaaaagatgtggtttttacatGGGGATTTTCTTCGGATGGTCAATGAGAGTTGGACTTTGTCTGTTCATGGTTCTCCTGATTTTATTTTCCCTTATAAATTGAAGCGGCTGAAGTTTGCAATGACGGATTGGAATCTGAGGATTTTTGGTAATGTGAATTCTCGTTTGAAGCAAGACCAACTTCATTTTGAGACAACAGCTCTTATTACAGATGAGGATCCTAGTAATATTgctaatctaaatgcaatgaagGATGCTATGAAAACTTTATGTGATACTCGTTTGCAACAGTTAATTATGCTCAAGCAAAAGTCTAGGAACAAATGGTTG CTTCATAATCATGTAGTTCAGTTCTATGAAGATAAGTTCAATGGCCAAGATCCGGTGATAGAAGGTGATTTATTTGATTTTGAGCATGCTTCAATTTCTGTTGAGGAGAGCAACGCCATGGATATGATTCCTTCTCCGGAAGAAATTAAGCAAGCTGTTTTTGATCTGAGTGCGGATAGTGCCCCAGGATcggatggtttctctggttgtttctatcGTCATTGTTGGGATATTATTCATGATGATTTAACCAAGGCCATTATTAATTGTTGGAATGCCGGTAGTATTCCAAATGGTGTTAATTCATCTTTTATCATCTTGCTGGCTAAG TCTGCTAGAATTTCTGTCATTTTGAATGGTAGTCCAGAAGGTTACTTCAAAATTAACAGAGGTTTGCGTCAAG gtaaTTCCAAAAGTCTTCATAATCTTGTAGACTTGTTGGGAAGTTATCAGCGTGATTCAGGTCAGActgtttgtcgtcaaaagagtaagatttattatggtggtggttcttcgAGTTGGTGTAATTATATTGTATCTTATTTGGGGATGAGTGTATCTACTTTTCCGGACCGCtatttgggagttcaaattatgcCAGGTATTGTTCGATATCGCCATATTAGCAATGTTGTTGAAAAATTTAAAAATCAGCTTGCTGGTTGGAGAGGGAGGTTATTATCTTTCCATGATCGCATTGTTCTTGTTAAATCAGTTATTTCCAGTTATTACATTCATAATATGGCTATTTATAAGTGGCCTCGTAAGTTTATTCTTCAATGTGAGAGGGATATCCGTAACTTTATTTGGTCTGGTGATTCGAACATTAGTCGTGTAGTGGTAGTGGCTTTTGATAAAATCTGTTTCCCTTTTGAGGAGGGGGGTCTCGGACTAACTCGTATGGCCACTATGAACAAAGCTCTTATTATGAAACTTTGGTGGAAGATTCTTAATTCTACAAAGAAGTGGGCTCTTTTCCTGAAGGCAAAATTATTTGATCGTAAGGGTTGTATTAAGCATTCGGGGGTTAAATCTTCTATTTTGCCTGGTTTAAGGAGTGTGTATAATTGTGTGGAAAAGAATACTAAGGTCTTAATTGGTGATGGTAGATATACTTCTCTTTATTATGACATTTGGTTTGATAAGACTAGTATTGCTGAAGTGCTAAATGATTATTCTCTCGATGCAACAACTAGAGTAAGTGATATTTTAAAGGATGGCCTTTGGGATATTCCTGAAATTCACTTGCAATACTTGATTGCTGCTGGTCTAGAGTTGAATAGGATTCCAATTCCTATGGGTGGAGCTGATGTTAGGGTATGGATGCCGGAGTTGAAGGGTGAGTTCAGTGTTAAGTCTGCAACTGAGTTGCTTCGGCAGAAGTATTCTCGGTTAGAAGGTACGCAGCTTCTGTGGAGAAAAGAAGTTCATCCTGTTCTTGCTGCTCAGAACTGGAAATTCTTACGTGGAGCTTGTGCTACGTATGACTGA